The Neomonachus schauinslandi chromosome 11, ASM220157v2, whole genome shotgun sequence genome contains a region encoding:
- the LOC110576599 gene encoding calcitonin gene-related peptide 1 isoform X2 has protein sequence MGFWKTSPFLAFSILVLCQAGSLQAAPFRSALESPPDPTALSEKEGRLLLAALVKAFVQTKRNELEQEQEEMEGSSITAQKRSCNTATCVTHRLAGLLSRSGAVVKNNFVPTNVGSEAFGRRRRDLHA, from the exons ATGGGCTTCTGGAAGACCTCCCCCTTCTTGGCTTTCAGCATCTTGGTCCTGTGCCAGGCAGGCAGCCTCCAGGCGGCACCATTCAG GTCTGCTTTGGAGAGCCCCCCAGACCCCACGGCACTCAGTGAGAAGGAAGGCCGCCTCCTGCTGGCTGCTCTGGTGAAGGCCTTTGTGCAGACGAAGAGAAATGAGctggagcaggagcaggaggagatgGAAGGCTCCAG CATCACTGCCCAGAAGAGATCCTGCAACACTGCCACCTGTGTGACCCATCGGCTGGCAGGCTTGCTGAGCAGATCTGGAGCTGTGGTGAAGAACAACTTTGTGCCCACCAACGTGGGCTCCGAAGCCTTTGGCCGTCGCCGCAGGGACCTTCATGCCTGA
- the LOC110576599 gene encoding calcitonin isoform X1, which yields MGFWKTSPFLAFSILVLCQAGSLQAAPFRSALESPPDPTALSEKEGRLLLAALVKAFVQTKRNELEQEQEEMEGSSLDSFRAKRCSNLSTCVLGTYSKDLNNFHTFSGIGFGAETPGKKRDIASGLERGR from the exons ATGGGCTTCTGGAAGACCTCCCCCTTCTTGGCTTTCAGCATCTTGGTCCTGTGCCAGGCAGGCAGCCTCCAGGCGGCACCATTCAG GTCTGCTTTGGAGAGCCCCCCAGACCCCACGGCACTCAGTGAGAAGGAAGGCCGCCTCCTGCTGGCTGCTCTGGTGAAGGCCTTTGTGCAGACGAAGAGAAATGAGctggagcaggagcaggaggagatgGAAGGCTCCAG CCTGGACAGCTTCCGAGCTAAGCGGTGCAGTAATCTGAGTACCTGTGTGCTGGGCACATACTCGAAGGACCTCAACAACTTTCATACATTCTCTGGCATCGGCTTCGGGGCTGAAACTCCTGGGAAGAAAAGGGACATAGCCAGCGGCTTGGAGAGGGGCCGTTAA